A section of the Triticum dicoccoides isolate Atlit2015 ecotype Zavitan chromosome 7A, WEW_v2.0, whole genome shotgun sequence genome encodes:
- the LOC119332380 gene encoding F-box/FBD/LRR-repeat protein At5g22660-like produces the protein MPKRRRTSEEATDASGEDLISALPDAVLQVVLSFLPSDETVRTCVLARRWRHLWKSTPALRIIQGVVMYWNAEEMNNFVNYLLLFRDRLPLDECEISYTNPYGLANEEYSEIFRFANMWIRYAVSLCQAQVLKVCIRNVPVYLMCGNSTLMSQFLRRAELTGVNMWKHSLDFSSCPALEHLNLCSSAIYGPKISSQSVRRLSITQCEFNVNTGSRICISAPCLVYLQLADVFGTAPLLERMPLLVTAFIRLGHGGFGTCTHEAYGDCDECFPYGGSFNYRDSNDSVLLQGLSGTTSLELTTIDPDVFTFRKDLKQCPTFSMLKTLLLNEWCVAADFGALVNFLQCTPILEKLIIQLRLEKLPRENSMIETYESYNPAVQLVLKHLKEVEIKCHKEDEVVCQIVKILSTFGVLSDQIDIQVIQKAYVSGSFSFEQTEILD, from the exons ATGCCGAAGAGGCGCAGGACCAGCGAGGAGGCGACCGATGCGAGCGGCGAGGATCTCATCAGCGCCCTGCCTGACGCCGTCCTCCAGGTCGTGCTGTCCTTTCTGCCCTCGGACGAGACAGTGCGGACGTGCGTGCTCGCTCGGCGCTGGCGCCACCTCTGGAAGTCCACACCCGCCCTACGCATCATCCAGGGTGTTGTGATGTACTGGAATGCCGAGGAGATGAATAACTTCGTGAACTACCTTCTACTCTTCCGCGACCGCTTGCCCTTGGATGAATGTGAGATCAGTTACACCAATCCCTATGGCCTTGCCAATGAGGAATACAGTGAGATATTCCGGTTTGCTAATATGTGGATCCGCTATGCCGTGTCGCTCTGCCAAGCTCAGGTGCTCAAAGTCTGCATCCGCAATGTGCCCGTCTATCTGATGTGTGGCAATTCGACTCTCATGTCACAGTTTCTCAGGAGGGCGGAGCTTACAGGTGTGAATATGTGGAAACATTCACTAGACTTCTCAAGCTGCCCTGCATTGGAGCATCTGAATCTGTGCTCTTCAGCAATTTATGGCCCCAAGATCTCATCCCAATCAGTGAGACGTCTAAGCATCACTCAATGTGAATTCAATGTGAACACTGGTTCCCGCATATGTATTTCTGCCCCATGTCTTGTATACTTGCAACTAGCTGATGTTTTTGGGACTGCTCCTCTGCTTGAGAGAATGCCGTTGTTGGTAACAGCATTTATCAGGCTTGGTCACGGTGGTTTTGGTACCTGTACACATGAAGCTTACGGGGATTGTGATGAATGTTTTCCCTATGGTGGCTCCTTTAATTATCGTGACAGCAATGACTCTGTGCTTCTACAAGGCTTGTCAGGCACCACCAGTTTAGAGTTGACGACTATTGATCCTGATGTG TTCACTTTCAGAAAGGATTTGAAACAGTGCCCTACATTTAGTATGCTCAAGACATTATTACTCAATGAGTGGTGTGTAGCGGCTGACTTTGGTGCACTAGTTAACTTTCTTCAGTGCACGCCAATTCTGGAGAAACTTATTATTCAACTTCGACTTGAAAAG CTTCCGAGAGAGAATTCTATGATAGAAACGTATGAAAGCTATAACCCAGCAGTACAGTTGGTATTGAAGCATCTCAAGGAAGTAGAAATCAAATGTCATAAGGAAGACGAGGTGGTTTGCCAGATTGTGAAGATCTTGAGTACCTTTGGAGTACTTTCTGATCAAATTGACATCCAAGTTATCCAAAAGGCATATGTTTCTGGAA GTTTCAGCTTCGAGCAGACTGAGATCCTGGATTGA